CGCGGGCATGGTGGCGTACTCGCCGGTGTTCGCGGAGTACGAGAAGAAGACCGAACGGGTGATCCCGGTCGTGGTGTTCGAGCGCGTCTAGACACCGCCGCCCTTTACGGTCCCAGCTTTTTCCGGCGCACGCAGCGCGTGGCTTTGGCTTTTCGGCGCGCGCAGCGCGCTGTGTCGTGGTCCCAACCACAGGTGGAGGGCCTCGGTTCCCCCGCCGTATGGCGTGCCCGAAGGGCTACCACAGATTTGCCGGGGTGCAGCCGAAAGTTTTTGCGAGGAACGAGCAAAAAGTTTTAGCGGCACCCCGGGAAATCTGTGGTTGGCTCCGCCAGGCCATACGGCGGGGGAACCGACGCCCTTCACCCCCCGCTGGCGGCCTGCCGCGCGGCGAGCGCCGCTTTTCATCTTTTGATCTTTCGAGCGCTTCGCGCGTACCAGCGCGAAGCGCGTTCGGCTTGAGAGCGAAGCGTTCCGGTTCAAAGCTCTTAAAAGCGAAAAGCGCCTCGCCGGCGGGCAGGCCACCAAAGATGACTCAACTGCAACGGCGGGGGCTTCTTGCTTTTGTCATCTCCGTATGGCCTGGCGGAGCCTACCACAGATTTCCCCGGGTGCCGCTAAAACTTTTTGCTCGTTCCTCGCAAAAACTTTCGGCTGCACCCGGGGAAATCTGTGGTAGCCCTTCGGGCAGGCCATACGGAGATGACAAAAGCAAGAAGCCCAAGTTGAGTTGTGTCCTTCCGGCGGACTGCCACTCGGCAAGGCGAGCGGACTGCCCGCTTGCCGGCTTCGCCGAGGCTGGGCCGTTGGGGCTAGTCGGGCTCGGCTGCGGCCAGTAGTCGTTGGCCCAGGGTGGTTACGGCGGTGCGGAGTTCTGGGCAGTGCAGGACCTTGAAAGGGGCTGGGACGGCGGCCAGTTGTTCGGCGTACCAGGTCGGGTTGCTGGTGCTGCCGGTCAGGAGTGTGGTTGTGGGGTCGGGCTCGGTCAGGCGGCCCAGGATGCGGGGTACGCACGGGGCTATGCGGGCGAGGGGTGCGTTGATCAGGACCTCTACCTCGTACTCCCAGCCCACGGCCAGGTGGTCCTCGAGTTCGGCTACCGGGTCCAGGCCGACCGGTGGGGTGAAGGGTTCGTCCAGCACGGTCACCGCACGGACGCGGTCTACCCGGTACGCGCGGCGGGTGTCGGAGTGGCGGGAGCGGCACAGGAGGTACCAGCGGCCGTGGCGGACTACCACTGCCCACGGGTCTACGTCGGTAGTCCACTCCGAGCCGGCTTCCGAGCGGTAGTCCAGGCGGACCGCGTGGTGGTCCGCGCAGGCTCGGACCAGGGTTGCCGTGGTGTCGGGGGCCGGGCGGGCGGCGGCGCGGTCCGGGGCCGGTGCGGTTGTGCGGCGGACGGCTTGGGCCTGGGCCGCTACTGGTTCGGGTAGGGCTTTGATGAGCTTGCCCAGTGCGCTGCCGACCGGGTCGGTCGGGTCGCCGGCCTCGTGGTGGCCGTCCAGCACGGCCATGACCAGGGCCAACGCCTCCGTCGAGGTGAGCATCAGCAGCGACGGGCGCAGGCCCCTGCCGACGCGGTAGCCGCCGTAGGGGCCGCGTTCGGACTCGATCGGCACGCCCGCTTCGCGCAGGATGCCGACGTACCGGCGGGCGGCGCGTTCGGACACGCCCAGCTTGTCGGCCAGGCGGTCCGCGGTGATGCCGGGGCTGCCTTGCAGGAGTTCCAGCGCCAGCAAGGCGCGGGCCGTGGGGCTCACGTCGGAGGAGGAAGGCACGAGGTCGCCAATCCGGAAGTGGAACGTCCGGAAAGGAGCCTAACGTCCGGTGCCATGACCGGCGACACCACGATCCACGAGCCGCCGATGAGGGCGGGCGAGGTCGAGATGATGCTCTTCGCGTTGGAGCGCTCGCGTGCCCAGTTCGCCTGGAAGGTCGGCGGGCTGGACGGCGCGGCCCTGCGTCGGCCCCACCCGCCGTCCGCGATGACCCTGGGCGGCCTGCTCAAGCACCTGACCCGGGTCGAGGACCAGCGCACGGACCTGGACCTGCTCGGCCGGCCGATCTCCCCGCCGTGGGACAGCGCGCCGGACGAGGAGTGGGAGTGGATCTCGGCCGCCGACGACGACCCGGGCGAGCTGTACGCGCGGTGGCGGGTGGCGGTCGAGCGGTCGCGGAAGGCGTGGGCCGAGGCGCTGGCCGACGGAGGACTGGATCGGCTCTCCGCGCACACCTACGGCAACGGGGCACGGCCGAACCTGCGGCGTGTGCTGTGCGACCTGCACGACGAGTACGCCCGGCACAC
This DNA window, taken from Saccharothrix variisporea, encodes the following:
- a CDS encoding DUF664 domain-containing protein; translation: MTGDTTIHEPPMRAGEVEMMLFALERSRAQFAWKVGGLDGAALRRPHPPSAMTLGGLLKHLTRVEDQRTDLDLLGRPISPPWDSAPDEEWEWISAADDDPGELYARWRVAVERSRKAWAEALADGGLDRLSAHTYGNGARPNLRRVLCDLHDEYARHTGHADLMREAIDGLVGEDPPQ
- a CDS encoding helix-turn-helix transcriptional regulator; protein product: MSPTARALLALELLQGSPGITADRLADKLGVSERAARRYVGILREAGVPIESERGPYGGYRVGRGLRPSLLMLTSTEALALVMAVLDGHHEAGDPTDPVGSALGKLIKALPEPVAAQAQAVRRTTAPAPDRAAARPAPDTTATLVRACADHHAVRLDYRSEAGSEWTTDVDPWAVVVRHGRWYLLCRSRHSDTRRAYRVDRVRAVTVLDEPFTPPVGLDPVAELEDHLAVGWEYEVEVLINAPLARIAPCVPRILGRLTEPDPTTTLLTGSTSNPTWYAEQLAAVPAPFKVLHCPELRTAVTTLGQRLLAAAEPD